Proteins encoded in a region of the Zea mays cultivar B73 chromosome 4, Zm-B73-REFERENCE-NAM-5.0, whole genome shotgun sequence genome:
- the LOC100284519 gene encoding pistil-specific extensin-like protein isoform X1, with translation MAEKWFELQMSTLIIVVDLDCRKCYHKIRKILCQLQDHERIRTISFDDKSKTVTMVGPFDPQRLACKLRCKGGKVVRDVYIVDANGGGGGGGKPPPPQNVPDDGPPAPAPAPVRSGGKSKNKNKNKQQQQQQPPPTERPPSPPPPPPPETAPGPPPPEAMMPPSPVHVHHHPPPPPDRGMAAVVPQPQYVEERPPRAELEPQPPMSPPPPKEMRPPMDLPPSPQHQHHPPPPMPMPMPGNERPPPPPMPMLMPAECVIPTVEIPSWPAAPPVGPCGCPCCAPCYQGYYEGCRCYCCGRLYGTTVRPLPAPCGAYRGCRTFSDDDPSAACSVM, from the exons ATGGCAGAGAAG TGGTTTGAATTGCAGATGTCGACGCTAATCATCGTGGTTGACCTTGATTGCCGCAAGTGCTACCACAAGATCCGCAAGATTCTCTGCCAACTGCAAG ACCATGAGAGGATCCGCACCATCTCCTTCGACGACAAGAGCAAGACGGTCACCATGGTGGGCCCGTTCGACCCGCAGCGGCTCGCGTGCAAGCTCCGCTGCAAGGGCGGCAAGGTGGTGCGGGACGTCTACATCGTCGACgccaacggcggcggcggcggcggcggcaagccTCCTCCTCCACAGAACGTGCCGGACGACGGGCCAcccgcgccggcgccggcgccagtGAGGAGCGGCGGGAAGAGCAAGAACAAGAACAAGaacaagcagcagcagcagcagcagccgccgccGACCGAGCGGCCTccgtcgcctccgccgccgccgccgccggagacAGCGCCGGGACCTCCGCCGCCCGAGGCGATGATGCCGCCGTCCCCGGTCCACGTCCACCACCACCCGCCTCCTCCGCCTGACCGCGGGATGGCGGCGGTGGTGCCTCAGCCGCAGTACGTGGAGGAGAGGCCGCCCAGAGCGGAGCTGGAGCCTCAGCCACCCATGTCTCCCCCGCCGCCCAAGGAGATGAGGCCCCCCATGGACCTGCCGCCGTCGCCGCAGCACCAGCACCACCCGCCGCCGCCAATGCCAATGCCGATGCCTGGGAACGAgagaccgccgccgccgccgatgccGATGCTGATGCCGGCGGAGTGCGTGATCCCGACGGTGGAGATCCCGTCGTGGCCGGCGGCGCCGCCCGTGGGGCCGTGCGGGTGCCCGTGCTGCGCGCCGTGCTACCAGGGCTACTACGAAGGCTGCAGGTGCTACTGCTGCGGCAGGCTGTACGGCACGACCGTCCGCCCGTTGCCAGCGCCGTGCGGGGCCTACAGGGGCTGCCGGACGTTCAGCGACGACGACCCGTCGGCGGCGTGTAGCGTCATGTGA
- the LOC100284519 gene encoding pistil-specific extensin-like protein, whose product MAEKMSTLIIVVDLDCRKCYHKIRKILCQLQDHERIRTISFDDKSKTVTMVGPFDPQRLACKLRCKGGKVVRDVYIVDANGGGGGGGKPPPPQNVPDDGPPAPAPAPVRSGGKSKNKNKNKQQQQQQPPPTERPPSPPPPPPPETAPGPPPPEAMMPPSPVHVHHHPPPPPDRGMAAVVPQPQYVEERPPRAELEPQPPMSPPPPKEMRPPMDLPPSPQHQHHPPPPMPMPMPGNERPPPPPMPMLMPAECVIPTVEIPSWPAAPPVGPCGCPCCAPCYQGYYEGCRCYCCGRLYGTTVRPLPAPCGAYRGCRTFSDDDPSAACSVM is encoded by the exons ATGGCAGAGAAG ATGTCGACGCTAATCATCGTGGTTGACCTTGATTGCCGCAAGTGCTACCACAAGATCCGCAAGATTCTCTGCCAACTGCAAG ACCATGAGAGGATCCGCACCATCTCCTTCGACGACAAGAGCAAGACGGTCACCATGGTGGGCCCGTTCGACCCGCAGCGGCTCGCGTGCAAGCTCCGCTGCAAGGGCGGCAAGGTGGTGCGGGACGTCTACATCGTCGACgccaacggcggcggcggcggcggcggcaagccTCCTCCTCCACAGAACGTGCCGGACGACGGGCCAcccgcgccggcgccggcgccagtGAGGAGCGGCGGGAAGAGCAAGAACAAGAACAAGaacaagcagcagcagcagcagcagccgccgccGACCGAGCGGCCTccgtcgcctccgccgccgccgccgccggagacAGCGCCGGGACCTCCGCCGCCCGAGGCGATGATGCCGCCGTCCCCGGTCCACGTCCACCACCACCCGCCTCCTCCGCCTGACCGCGGGATGGCGGCGGTGGTGCCTCAGCCGCAGTACGTGGAGGAGAGGCCGCCCAGAGCGGAGCTGGAGCCTCAGCCACCCATGTCTCCCCCGCCGCCCAAGGAGATGAGGCCCCCCATGGACCTGCCGCCGTCGCCGCAGCACCAGCACCACCCGCCGCCGCCAATGCCAATGCCGATGCCTGGGAACGAgagaccgccgccgccgccgatgccGATGCTGATGCCGGCGGAGTGCGTGATCCCGACGGTGGAGATCCCGTCGTGGCCGGCGGCGCCGCCCGTGGGGCCGTGCGGGTGCCCGTGCTGCGCGCCGTGCTACCAGGGCTACTACGAAGGCTGCAGGTGCTACTGCTGCGGCAGGCTGTACGGCACGACCGTCCGCCCGTTGCCAGCGCCGTGCGGGGCCTACAGGGGCTGCCGGACGTTCAGCGACGACGACCCGTCGGCGGCGTGTAGCGTCATGTGA